From the genome of Candidatus Nitrosocosmicus oleophilus, one region includes:
- a CDS encoding SDR family oxidoreductase, which produces MSSSSDSKVVIITGGSAGIGRETALLLARNNFKTYASMRDLQKSSEIKSIAEKEKLDMHFVQLDVTDDYSIKNAVQNVYDEAGRIDILVNNAGYALSGAFEDLTIDEIKEQYETNVYGLIITTQAVLPIMRRQRSGVVVNISSGVGRFGYPTGSAYVSTKFAVEGLSESMSYELEQFGIRTVIIEPGVIDTDFHHASKIAKKSQDPNSPYAPLMKAMESNVKKMIANGSTPQYVAEVILEAITSPDHKLRYVAGKDVEQWMEAKRKMSDDEFISMMKQFF; this is translated from the coding sequence ATGTCATCATCATCAGATTCAAAGGTAGTAATTATCACTGGAGGCTCAGCTGGAATAGGCCGTGAAACTGCACTTTTACTTGCAAGAAATAACTTTAAAACCTATGCATCGATGAGGGACTTGCAAAAAAGTTCAGAAATAAAATCCATTGCAGAGAAAGAAAAACTTGACATGCACTTTGTTCAACTTGATGTTACCGATGATTATTCGATAAAAAATGCAGTTCAAAATGTCTATGACGAAGCTGGCCGAATAGATATATTGGTTAACAACGCTGGTTATGCGTTATCTGGTGCCTTTGAAGACCTTACTATTGATGAAATAAAGGAACAGTATGAAACGAATGTGTACGGACTTATAATAACGACTCAGGCTGTTTTGCCAATTATGAGAAGACAAAGATCAGGTGTGGTTGTTAACATAAGCTCTGGTGTAGGAAGGTTTGGTTACCCTACCGGCTCTGCTTATGTGAGTACAAAATTTGCAGTCGAGGGTTTAAGTGAATCAATGTCATATGAGTTAGAACAATTTGGTATAAGAACAGTGATAATAGAACCAGGTGTGATTGATACTGACTTTCATCATGCTTCTAAAATTGCAAAGAAATCTCAGGATCCTAATTCTCCTTACGCTCCATTAATGAAAGCAATGGAATCTAACGTAAAGAAGATGATTGCCAACGGTTCAACACCACAATATGTGGCTGAAGTTATACTTGAGGCAATTACTAGTCCAGACCACAAATTACGATATGTTGCAGGTAAAGACGTTGAACAATGGATGGAAGCCAAAAGAAAAATGTCAGATGACGAGTTTATCAGTATGATGAAGCAATTTTTTTGA
- a CDS encoding zinc ribbon domain-containing protein: MPSEYTRRQFTSWFKETYPQEYYFFNKIESNLGKLYSNDYLVLNDGEFAEISIQIRKLEGDKYHLATNQYGAIFLGSLFKTILEEFNSNMESIVSKKIKDEFESKLAIKCSNCENLNLSGSRYCNNCGTGLDDVSTNHRKSER; the protein is encoded by the coding sequence ATGCCCAGTGAATATACAAGGCGACAGTTTACTAGTTGGTTTAAGGAAACTTACCCTCAAGAATATTATTTTTTTAATAAAATTGAATCTAATCTTGGCAAATTATATTCCAATGATTATCTGGTTCTTAATGACGGTGAATTCGCAGAGATCTCAATACAAATTCGAAAACTTGAAGGCGACAAATACCACTTAGCCACTAATCAATATGGAGCGATTTTCCTTGGTTCATTATTCAAAACGATTTTGGAAGAATTCAATAGCAACATGGAGTCTATAGTCTCAAAGAAGATAAAAGATGAATTTGAAAGTAAACTCGCCATCAAGTGTTCAAATTGCGAAAACTTGAATTTATCGGGATCAAGGTATTGCAATAATTGCGGAACAGGTTTGGATGATGTCAGCACTAACCACAGAAAATCAGAACGCTAA